In Limanda limanda chromosome 21, fLimLim1.1, whole genome shotgun sequence, a genomic segment contains:
- the LOC133027905 gene encoding gamma-tubulin complex component 2-like, with amino-acid sequence MSEFRIHHDVDQLLSLLHVRGGDGAEGYIDLLQKHRTPYVTTTVSSHSAKVKLAEFSKTPEDFLRKYEELKSKNVRILDPLVYLLSKFCEDKEMLQSLQKNAKERAESSANTTSTTTTSYSLPQTSTKMSMQELDELRKKLGNVTASSTAPLPAEVTRKMLRDKHNKKNPTQPNPVFPNWVYDRPALLGDFIISDAPAGDPPVPIGTMPMATQELALVEDLLFVLIGVDGQYITAQPVLGRQNRSFIVDSTLDMSIKELVNRILPVASYYSTITRFIEEKSSFEYGQVNHALTAAMSTLMKEYLILVTQLEHLQRQGLLSLQKLWFYIQPTMRTMEILACIASSVDKGECMGGLTLSLLHDRTFNFTGDSQAQELCLYLTKAASVPYFEILEKWIYRGIIKDPYSEFMVEEHELQKEKIQEDYNDTYRDQRYTIVQHRIPLFLQKMADKILSTGKYLNVVRECRRDVTWPDAKEVLYTLKERAYEEQIEKAYNYASKVLLDFLMEEKELVSRLRSIKHYFLMDKGDFFVHFMDLTEEELKKPVDDIVPPRLEALLELALRMSTANTDPFKDDLKIDLMPHDVITQLLRVLAIKPKQERSIINADSTETGLSGLEAFSFDYIVKWPLSLIINRKALTKYQMLFRHIFYCKHVERLLCNVWISNKDFRKYTLHSAKWFSTAFALRQRMLNFVQNIEYYMMFEVMEPTWHIMETNLKTASNIDDVLCHHTSFLDNCLKDCMLTNPELLRIFSKLMSVCVMFTNCMQRFTQLERLSMERESRDRPPTQSPPAEEAEKKRVTTKLLAEHVDTLQSDAGFEATIREFDSNFSTLLLNLLDKLSIYSTNDCEHSMISIIYRLDFNGFYTERLEKMANERSQKAAV; translated from the exons ATGAGCGAGTTCAGGATCCATCACGATGTGGACCAGCTGCTCAGCCTGCTTCATGTCcgaggaggtgatggagcagAGGGCTACATAGACTTACTGCAGAAACACAGGACTCCCTATGTCACCACCACGGTCTCCTCTCACAGCGCCAAG GTCAAATTAGCAGAGTTCTCTAAAACCCCCGAGGACTTCTTGAGGAAGTATGAGGAGCTCAAGTCCAAAAACGTCCGTATTCTCGACCCTTTGGTTTATCTGCTCTCCAAATTCTGCGAGGATAAAGAG ATGCTCCAGTCGCTGCAGAAGAATGCCAAAGAGAGGGCGGAGTCATCAGCAAACACGACttcaaccaccaccaccagttaCTCTCTGCCTCAGACCAGCACCAAGATGTCCATGCAGGAGCTGGATGAGCTGCGAAAGAAGCTCGGCAACGTGACGGCCAGCTCCACCGCTCCTCTG CCTGCGGAGGTCACACGGAAGATGCTGAgggacaaacacaacaagaagaACCCCACCCAGCCCAACCCAGTGTTTCCTAACTGGGTGTACGACCGTCCTGCTCTGCTCGGAGACTTCATCATCAGCGACGCaccagcaggagatcctccggtGCCCATCG GTACCATGCCCATGGCCACTCAGGAACTAGCTCTGGTGGAGGATCTGCTGTTTGTCCTGATTGGAGTTGATGGGCAGTACATTACAGCTCAGCCTGTGCTGGGGAGGCAGAACCGCTCCTTCATTGTTGACTCGACACTGGACATGTCCATCAAAGAGCTGGTTAACAGAATATTACCAGTCGCGTCGTATTACTCCACAATAACCCG GTTCATCGAGGAGAAGTCGTCCTTTGAGTACGGCCAGGTGAACCACGCCCTGACAGCGGCGATGAGTACCCTGATGAAGGAGTATCTGATTCTGGTCACTCAGCTGGAGCATCTCCAGCGGCAGGGCCTGCTGTCCCTGCAGAAGCTCTGGTTCTACATCCAGCCCACCATGAGAACCATGGAGATTCTGGCCTGTATCG CGTCCTCAGTGGATAAAGGAGAGTGTATGGGCGGCTTGACACTGAGCCTCCTCCACGACCGAACCTTCAACTTCACTGGAGACAGCCAGGCTCAGGAGCTGTGTCTCTACCTCACTAAAGCAGCCAGCGTTCCTTACTTTGAGATACTGGAGAAGTGGATTTACAGAGGCATCATCAAGGACCCGTACAG TGAGTTCATGGTGGAAGAACAtgagctgcagaaagagaaGATTCAGGAGGACTACAACGACACGTACCGGGATCAGAGATACACCATCGTCCAGCATCGCATTCCCTTATTTCTACAGAAAATGGCCGACAAAATATTAAGCACAG GAAAGTATCTGAACGTGGTGCGTGAGTGCCGCCGCGACGTGACGTGGCCTGATGCGAAGGAGGTGCTGTACACTCTGAAGGAAAGGGCGTATGAGGAGCAGATCGAGAAAGCTTACAACTACGCCAGCAAGGTCCTGCTGGACTTCCTCATGGAAGAGAAGGAGCTGGTTTCACGACTCAG GTCCATCAAGCACTACTTCTTGATGGACAAAGGCGACTTCTTCGTGCACTTCATGGACCTGACGGAGGAAGAGCTGAAGAAGCCTGTGGACGACATCGTCCCCCCGCGACTCGAGGCCCTGCTGGAGCTCGCTCTGAGGATGAGCACGGCCAACACGGACCCCTTCAAAGACGACCTGAAG ATTGACTTAATGCCTCATGACGTTATCAcgcagctgctgcgggtgttGGCCATCAAGCCCAAACAAGAAAGGTCGATCATCAATGCCGACTCGACGGAGACGGGCCTGAGCGGCCTGGAGGCCTTCTCCTTCGACTATATTGTCAAGTGGCCGCTCTCGCTCATCATCAACAG GAAAGCTCTGACGAAGTACCAGATGTTGTTCAGACACATCTTTTATTGTAAACATGTGGAGAGGCTGCTGTGCAATGTTTGGATTAGCAACAAGGATTTCAGGAAGTACACGTTGCATTCAGCCAAATG GTTTTCTACTGCATTTGCTCTTCGCCAGCGGATGTTGAACTTTGTGCAGAACATCGAATACTACATGATGTTTGAAGTAATGGAGCCCACCTGGCACATCATGGAGACCAACTTGAAAACT gcgtCAAACATCGATGACGTGCTCTGCCATCACACCAGCTTCCTGGACAACTGCCTGAAGGACTGCATGCTGACCAACCCCGAGCTGCTGCGCATCTTCTCCAAACTCATGTCTGTATGCGTCATGTTCACAAACTGCATGCAG CGGTTCACTCAGTTAGAACGTCTCTCtatggagagggagagcagggacAGGCCTCCGACTCAGAGCCCCCCCGCTGAGGAGGCTGAGAAGAAGCGAGTCACCACAAAG CTTTTAGCCGAGCACGTCGACACCCTCCAGTCCGACGCAGGCTTTGAAGCAACCATCAGAGAGTTTGATTCTAACTTCAGCACGTTGCTGCTCAACCTACTGGACAAGCTGAGCATCTACAGCACCAACGACTGTGAACACAGCATGATCAGCATCATCTACAG GCTGGATTTCAATGGATTCTACACGGAGCGTCTGGAGAAAATGGCCAATGAGCGCAGTCAGAAAGCTGCAGTGTAG